GGGAAGTGATCCAGTCCCAGGACACCAGATTGTCTTCCAGGAGACACAGTGACATATTCTTGAGGACACAGCCATTATCTAACCATCTTCTATCCTTAGAGTTTCCACTGCCTCATCATCCCACTGGGGACCTTACTCCTACCACAAGAACCTTTGGGAAAAGGATGAAACACAAACCATGAAAATATCCACACCATAATCATTTTATCCCTTCTACAATTACTATTCTCATTTTACTTTTAGACTAGAATTTGGAAGTCACTTAGTATTACAACTTTATTTAGAGTTAAAATCAAAATTATCCTGAAAAAATTTAACAAGAGACTctgatttatttataaatttagttTGACACATGAATAAAATGATATGAAACTGATCAAATATGCCTATTTTGTAAAAACTTAAATGAAAAACGAAGAATATTTTAAGTTGACTCTCCTGAAATTATATATCATGGTTTCATTAGAAATAACTGTTGGTTATATAAGTCCTGGAGATAACATGGTTTTCTAATTATCTGTACATACTATAGTAGACCTAAGTGCCACCTGCCACTTTAAGCTGTGCTTCCTGTACCCCACATCGACAATCTGATTCAGGATGCTATGCAGCCTGTGAGCTGACACTTATAATATTGTACATGGTGTGTTCTGTGGCCATATACCAAATGACACTACCTACTATAGGTCACATTGCCATGAAGTATGAGCCTAAGGTATTTATTTAAGTCTTCTCAATAGTACTAAAACTTTAAATATAATTCCATTTTATAATCACAATTCAGCACTAATCACGAAACTTCACTTTATGCTTTCTCTGTTTAGTAACAAACCACTGATGGTTATTCACCACCTGGAGGACTGTCAGTACTGTCAAGGTAACTTTAGCTCCTGGGAGCTTACTGTCTGTCCAAACATAAGATAGAAGTTAGCTGGGGAGAATAATTAGGAAGGAACctagaaaaataacatttaaaaaatgtaattcctAAAGTACCACCATTCTACCAAGATGCTTAAAGACCAAGAAAGAGCCACCTATGGGCACCCTCTAGTAATTGCAGCAGAAAGATTATGGGCTAAGTAGTGAGGCACAAACCAGACAAAAGATTATAATGGTTATTCAAATCTGCTGAAATTATGATATGCTGTTTGAAATGTGATATCAACttcttagaaataaaaatgaatggaaaatttGCTGACATAAAATTTCCTAACCAATGAGTTACTACGTAATGTAAATTATAAAACTACTGTGTTCGTTAATGTCTGTTGACATCTCCACAAGCAAACTCTAGCTCATCGCTTCCCAATGATAGACTAAGTAGTAAAAGGACAACAACCATTTACACCCATGCCATTGACACAATTATAGAAAACAATGTAATGTCATTGTAATATCAAAGTTAGGTAAAATgacatttccttctctttcacaGCACTAAAAAAGGAATTTGccaaaaatgaagaaatacaagAAATGGCACAAAATGACTTCATCATGCTGAATCTCATGGTACATGATCCCAACAATGTTGTCTTAATGTCATAACTTTATAGAAAcgttgaactctttttttttctctaaatatttaGGGTCAAATATTAGTTACTACAGAATTTTAAAACTCTAATGTATAATTTTCTGGAAATTTAGCTTCCATAAAGAATGCTACATAATCCAATGAcattcatttatttcatcttcTGCTAGCATGAGACCACGGACAAGAACTTGTCACCTGATGGGCAGTACGTGCCCAGGATCATGTTTGTTGGTACGTGTCCATATCAGGTTTGCTAAGTCAATAGCAACCTTagcttgtttttatttgctttaagATTCAAACTTAAGCACTGTTCTTTTAAAAGGGGAGCCATTTCTAACCCAATCAATAACATTATGCTCTTGTTAGATCTACACCAAAATGTACTATGTTGCTaacaaattttaaacatttaaaaagaatttatgttCTTAAATCAACTTAACCATGCACCTTTAATACAATACCACAAAGTAGAACCATGTCTCTCTAAAAGGACTGAAGGCTAATCCATGAATTCATGTGATGAAAACTGACTTTGCTTATCATTTTCCTGACCTTTGTCTTAGAGTGGAGAGAAGAAACAAGTTTAAGACCATGTTAAGTAATGTTTGAATGACTTTGCTGTGTGTTGTTTTTGACAGACCCTTCTTTGACTGTCAGGGCTGATATAACTGGAAGATACTCTAACAGACTATACACGTATGAACCCCAGGACTTACCCATGTGTGAGTAAATTACATCAAAAATTACATTGGTCAGTGGTGATAGCTGACTCTGACACACTGAAAAAGACACAAACATTAGGAGACATAATGCTTCCTCCTAGTCAAAGACCCAATATGATTTTTTCTCAGATGACAATAatgatgattttgtttttcttaaatgcCTATAAATAGTGAGGTACAAAATTTACTTAAGACTAACTATTTTTAATAACAGTTACTATCAGTCATATTTAAGAAGATGGTATTGGTCTCAGATCCAGCAATACTGGATTAATTCAATAgctcattaaaaagaaaacactctgtgtttggaggctgattatgggatggatccccaggtgcagcagtctctagatggtccatcctttcatctcaacttcaaattttttctctgtaactccttccatgggtgttttgttcccaattctaagaagaggcgaagtgtccacactttggtcttcgttcttcttgagtttcatgtgttttgcaagctgtctcttgtgagactatgccggggcctggcaaacacagaagtggatgctcatagtcagctattggatggaacacagggccgccaatggaggagctagagaaagtactcaaggagctgaagggttctgcaactctataggtggaacaatatgaactaaccagtacccccagagctcatctctagctgcatatgttgcagaagatggcctagtcagccatcattgggaagagaggccccttggttttgcaaactctatatgacccagtacaggggaacaccagggccaagaagtgggagtgggtgggtaagggagcagggaggggggagggtatagggaacttttgggatagcatttgaaatgtatataaagaaaataataaataaaaaattaaaaaaacaaataaaaaaaagaaaacactcaaaGATCCTTTAATAAATTAGTTGCTTATTCTCAATGAATTTGATGAGCCACTTCTGATGGACATAATCCATAAATTTACAAATATTCATTTAGCTTATTAATATAGTATGTTAATGAGCCAACTAATACAAAAATGTAAGcaatctaattttatttattatcatttaagTTCTAACATTTACTAGTTTCATTTACTAAGAGCACaatatttgtttattcttatttCAGTGGTAGACAACATGAAGAAAGCACTAAGACTTATCCAGTCAGAGTTGTAAGGAATATGGAAAGATGCTTCCACTCGAAGAGGTCAAACATGTGGTACAAACATCTGGTTCACTAACAAATACCAAATGTGCAAGTCCATGGATTTTTATAACATCACTATTTGGCTTTGTGACATGTCTGTGATAGTTTATGAaggtaaaattatattttaataaatgttaaacTCTGTGGTTTACCTGGATCTGTAGCAAAGACAGTTTGCCACGAGCTCAGAGTTGCTATGCTTTGTATATCCAATATCTCCCCTGCCTCATGTCTTGGTGGATTGGTTCTCAGATAGTAAAGAAGTTCTGGAGACTTTAGAAGGTGGGATCTAGCTGGAGGTCATAGGTCGTAATGGGTAGCACATTGAGAGTATCTCATCCCTGACACCTAATCTTGCTCTCTATTTCCTGTTGACCAAGAAgaggaaccacacacacacacttcccccgCTATAATTATTCTGCCCAAGTCCATGGTACCAATTGACCATGGGCTAGACCCTCTGAGTCTTCCTCCCTTATGTTGCTATGTCAGACACTTTAGTTACTGCACAAAGTACCCAATACGTttctagtgggggggggggagggggcttatTAAGAAGTTGGTGCTTCCTTCTGCTTCCTCAGCTCTCATTCTCTTTGTCCACCGATTTAATTTTACACCTACCCTCTGCAGCATAACAAATATGCTGTTGTAAGTGATAAATGATTTCCTTGTTACATCCTTAAACTTTTAGAAGAATATTTCAAAGTTAACCAATTATTTTCCCCTTTAAATTAAGATAGGCAGTTGAAAGCTAATTCAAATAAacttagaatatattttaaaattcaactgcatgtttttcttaactattagtagatgttttaaattttttaatgtttccaGAAAAGTGAAATCATCTCAGTAATATTAAAGAGTTTCTCCAAGTAACTATCTGGGAAGCATGATGGCCCCTTCTAATATTATTAGATGACCAATCTCTAATTCAGATTTTCACAGGAATACCAGAAGGCTGATAAAAATGTTTCATGAGTTGGGATATAACAATTATCAGAAATCAGGACATTTTCAGATAGTTAGCATTCCTAACCTACAGAATCTGGTTGTACTTCTGAGCTGTCTCGAGTCACAAAACATATACTTGAGCTAGATACACACAGTCCGATACACATGCCTAAATAACCCTAAGATTTGATGAGTCAAAGAAAGATTGCTCCAGGTGTCATTTGATCACCATCCTGTTGGCTCTAAATTACACTTTTAGGAACCTGATCTACTTGTATATAAATAGGATACATAACTTTCTGTACTACATTTCTATGTATGCTATCTGCTTATGCaaaagacataaacacacacattcatgctccCAAATTAGAGAATACCAGTGCATCTTAATATCTTAGTGTTTACTTAAACACTAATTTGACTttgatctaaaattaaaaataagatgtaGTATAAAAATGAGATACTTAATATTCTTTTGATAGATAAAGATTAAAGTAATACAGTTGATTAAAGTAATCCATTACTGAATacataggaaagagaaaaaatgtcAGGAGTCATTCAATATGGCCTACAGAAGGGATTCATTGACAGCTTAGTcactagaaataaaaaaagaatattcactTGTTTTTATCTAGAGTGAATGGTGAATGTGTCACTGAATAAGACATTGGTACTTCTTtgtaataaatttatatttctttatatacttatataaaattgtattaagcatacattaaataacattttaagttGTAATTTTGTAATAATTATATTAGGAAATATAGCTTTGGAGTCTGTTATTTCCTCTAACctcatttaagtttttaaattctgTAGCCTACTTAATATTTCTACTTAATATCATTATTTCACAAAATGACTTGCTTTGATTCTATCACTTCAAGATTTGCTCTTACATTTTGTATTTAGAACTACACATCAGCATTTGGGGGAGGTGTTGGGAGAAGGACATACATGCATAACCGCTTTGCCATTATTTATAACTATAACTTCTAAATTTCTTCCCTGATGTATTCAACATTAAGAAAATATTACTAATAtcaaccctctggaactgtacgTACAATTCTGTGTGAATGGAATTTGTATAGAAGATCTTTCAGGATTCATTTGAATTGCAAAGAGACATAGTAGTCAGAAAGTTAAATATTCAAAGTGATAACAATGGGGTTGTGTTCTAAAATATAGGGTACCCAATTAAATATTGATAAGCTGCTGTTCCCATGGCTACATCTACAAAGCCTATTATACCTAAAGCTCAGGAATCATTGCAAGAAGAGGGAGTAGAAAGTTTGTAAGAACCAAGGGATCAGgcagtttgctgtgagattatgtCTCCTAGCAACATCAGCAGCTACACCTGTGAGGTCTCATCAACATGACTGCTGAACAGGAATAATAGACATGCCAAATTTGATGGGGGAAAGTCTATGAGTCCTCAATCCCACACAAAGATGTGTACAGATCTAAGAAAATCTGGTTGCAGTAAAAATAGTCGTCTCCACAGAAGAACACACCAGTTGGTTaaccaataccaaatggtcagctctgaaaataTCAATAGAACAAACATTATGcatactgagcaggttgtatttatttatttaggaatgtgtgtgtgtgagagagagaggcagacagacagacagagacacagagagagacagagagagaacaatgaaaaatagagaaatagaaGCCATGAATTTTAGAGGAGCAAGGAGGAATATATTGGAAGgtttggagggaaggaagagaagtggaagtgatgtaattatattataatattaaaaaagacataatttttgttgaaaatagatttttttcttataatatattctgattacaatttcccctttccctccccctcccagttcCTTTCCGTCTCTCTTCTCATTTGGATCCACATCTTTTCTGTCTTACCCTAGAAAACAATAGGCAtccaagaaataataataaaataaaaagaaaaacaagaaaagaacaagacaatcagacaagaaaagaaaccaaagagaAAGCACAGGGAATGCACAgagatgcacagacacatacattcacacacacaggaatcccataaaGGCACAAAATGGGATGCCATGACATAGACACAAAGGACAAATAAGATGTAATAACAAGAACAAAGCCCTGACTTAACATTATGCAAtaaagaacctccaaagatgccttTGGGTTCCTTTCCTGTTGGACATCTGCTGCTGGGAATGGGGCCTACACTTAAGAGTGGTTGTTTTCCCAGTGAGATTCCCTTGGAGAAAACTGTTTTCGTTTGCAAGTGTCTATCAGCTGGAGCTAGTTTCTTGGTCAAGGATGAGGGCTTTTTTTCCACATCTACTTTCAGTCTTGGGTCCCATTCAATCCCATGCAGGCCCTGTACATGCTGCCTCAGTGTCTGAGTTCATATGGACACAAGCTCTGTTGTGTCTAAAAGGCCTTGAATCTAtggtgtcctccattccctctggctcttatactctgtCTCCTCTTTCACAGAGCTCCCTATGCCCCAAGGAGAGAGCAGTGATGGAGACATACCTTTTTGGGCTACCTGTTCCAAGTTCTCTTACTCTCTGCATATTGTCTGGTTGTGGGTCTCATCTGCTACAGTAGGAGGCTTCTCTGATATCCGCTGATCAGGgcattgatctatgagtatagcagaatgtcattaggagtcattatTGCTACTttcctttagcagaatagtattatttggttttctcctaAGTTCCTGGCCAGTCTAGTCCCAGGATCTTGGCCACCCAAGCAGCATCTGGTATGAGATCCATCTCAGGAAATGGGGCTAAACTCAAATCAGAGACTGGTTGGCtattcccacaagctttgtgtcgCTATTGCACCAGTATGATTTGCAGGCAGAATACCATTGTGGATcagtttgtagctgggttggtattAACCATTCTCCTTTGGTACCATGAAGAGTACCTTCCAATACTATGAAAACAGGTACATAGGGGTAAAGACTCAACGTGGGCACCAGCTCGACTTCTCCGTGTTCATTGAGTTGTGTAGGTTTTGCCTTCAGCAATGGGACCTTACTGTCATTTTGTAGAGAGCCACTCATAGTCTGAGCAATGGCCTGGATTGTTTGGGGGTTCCTATGAGACCCTACTTGATTATATATAACCCATTCCTggaactggaagcttcatttggggaTGATAGATGTTTACCTGGAGCTCTGTCTCCTCTGTTATTTGccaatttcatttagatcaccttcatatatgtatatattttaggaagcttctactattTTAGTTTTCCATGTGGCCCCTCACATTGCCCTTAGTTTTAGCTGTCTCTTCCTGTATTTCCTCCCTCACCACCTCCCTTCCCTACTCCTGGTTGATCCTCCCATTCCAGTGCCCCCTTGTCTAGTAGGGACTGAACAGAgaactcagttggtaaaatgctttccatgaaatcatgaggacctgagttcaaatcccagaactcatgtaaatAGACCCAGGCACAGTGCTACCCACTTGTAATAGAAGTGCTGAATGGATACACATGGAACTCTgcagctcactggtcagccagtctagagCTAAGCAGGCTccagctccaggccaatgagagaccctgttacaaaaacaagcaaacaaatgaagcACATTCATGTAAgtaaaaacacacaaagatcatattttaaaatatttaatctttCCTAATTACCAAGTatctttcttctattttgtgcCAGAAATTGCATTTGTTACTTTGTATGCAAAGACAGACtggaaaaaattaaagcaatCTCCCTTCTCTGTGGAATTCCACCCAGTGGTAAGATGTATATATGCCTCAACAATAGGAAACAATCCCTTTCTACCAGGACTTTGATGGAGTGGGACCAgtagagagaggcacagctgtcTCACCATGCTGTCGGGTTCCATACAAGCTGTAGTGCTTATGAATCTTGAGTAAAATGAGAATGTGTTCCATTACTgccaatttcataaaacaaagtaTACTGTGGGATTAAAGATTCATTGATATAGCCCCAAAACACAAAAGTATATACAGGTTTTATATTTCAGTATTTTATAATTAGCCTAATATGTCAGGCTTCAAGAAATTttaatctttctagaaaattatacatatatacattaatatTGGCTAAATGCTTTAAAGTGATACTACTTAAAACATAATTATATACACTCTACATATTCAGGACCAGTCTTACTTAGTAAAGGAAaaatgagaattttcttttctgctttttaaatgtgttttttccCGTCTGTTTTTCACTAAATAGTAAGCCCCTGGAAACAGAGTCTTTTCCTGTGACTCCCTGGCCCTCTTACACATCTACACTGATACACAGAGTCACAAAATTGTTTTGATGTTGGGAGGGCAAAAGGATTTTGGAGCCTACCCACAACCTAATAAACAGAGGACTCACCTGCTATTTGCCCAGATTTGGTTTAGAACTACTGCACACTGTGGCTGGAACAGATCTACTGGAATACAAGTGGATTCCAGTAACCATTGATTACTGCCACTCATAGAAATTCAGTGCAGTGATTTTCATAGAGCATATGTCATCACACTGAGctacattcatttttattgctgtgatgaaacaccctaaccaaaaaacaaacaaacaaacaaacaagcaaacaaacaaaaaaataaataaaacaaacaaaaaaaacccagcttaaatagaaagggtttatttattttagcttacagttaCAGCTTACAGTTCAAATTACAGGGAAGCCAAAATTTCAAAAACTTGAAGCAACTGTGTATAtcatatccacagtcaagagcagagataaataaatgcatgcatgctagtcctcaacttgctttctctACTCTCATATAGACCATGGCCCAAACCAAGGGAATGGAGGTGTCTACAGTAGCTGGGTCTTTCTACCTCAATGTCAGCAATGAAGATGATCTCCCACAGAGAAGCCTATAGGCAAACAGGACCAAGATAATCCCTAACTGAGCTTCTCTACCAAGGAAATTCTAGGCTGTGTCCACTTGGTAATTAAAACTAGCCATCACATACAGGTTGAATTGCTTCCCTTAAAACCTTTACATGTAATTATTTTTACATGTCCAAGTCCTTGTTCTTAGTACCTCAAATATCACCTTACTTAAAaatagctgaaatatccaacaaaagggagagagaacttatagagaTCATATggagaggttaggcatggcctccAGTTGatggatggggccacctaccctTTTCCAAATTTCATCCCAGAATTGCTattgtctaaagaaaatacaggggcaaagagtggagcagagactgaacaaaaggccatgtagagactgctccacctgaggattcatccaatatgcagccaccaaaccaacGCAGATACTATCGctgatgcaaagaaaaaaaaccaaaaacaaacaaacaaacaaccaaaaaaaaaaaaaaaacgcttgatgacaggagcctgatatagctgtctcctgagaggctctgccagggccttAATGAtagagatgtggatgcttgcagccaactatcagactgaCCATGGGGA
The nucleotide sequence above comes from Mus musculus strain C57BL/6J chromosome 12, GRCm38.p6 C57BL/6J. Encoded proteins:
- the Agr3 gene encoding anterior gradient protein 3 isoform X1, encoding MVIHHLEDCQYCQALKKEFAKNEEIQEMAQNDFIMLNLMHETTDKNLSPDGQYVPRIMFVDPSLTVRADITGRYSNRLYTYEPQDLPMLVDNMKKALRLIQSEL
- the Agr3 gene encoding anterior gradient protein 3 precursor, encoding MLHSALALCLLLITVSSNLAIAIKKEKRPPQTLSRGWGDDITWVQTYEEGLFHARKSNKPLMVIHHLEDCQYCQALKKEFAKNEEIQEMAQNDFIMLNLMHETTDKNLSPDGQYVPRIMFVDPSLTVRADITGRYSNRLYTYEPQDLPMLVDNMKKALRLIQSEL